In Stenotrophomonas sp. ASS1, the following proteins share a genomic window:
- the mgtA gene encoding magnesium-translocating P-type ATPase has translation MSLLNAWFNAFLRSRRAGNLFGRRAMPEAGFGPGSAEAAPFALTTGLVTLSQLDEPRLLAALDSHVDGLSPHEAEERLATLGPNEVDHEKPLPWWRHLWQCYRNPFNLLLTVLAAVSWLTEDIKATIVIGAMVLLSTLIRFVQEGRSNRAAERLKALVGNTARVLRRNPGTEAADVADQYFGAHLHSRRPARLLDLPIRELVPGDHIVLSAGDMIPADCRVLTAKDLFVAQAAMTGESLPVEKFAHPGDGLAGLLEQHNLLFMGTNVVSGTATAVVLATGNRTYFGTLAQRSTATDRAPTAFQAGVNSVSWLLIRFALVMVPFVLLINGWTKGDWTEAFLFALSVAVGLTPEMLPMIVTSTLAKGAVLLSRRKVIVKRLDAIQNFGAMEVLCTDKTGTLTQDKIALERHTDVFGHDSEDVLKFAYLNSHFQTGLINLLDRAVLEHVELQSSLRLSQDYHKVDEIPFDFERRRMSVVVSEREDHHELICKGAVEEMLAVCSTVRENGQDMPLDEHRLARVRQTTEELNEQGLRVVAVAMKETAASQTTYSQADECGLTLVGYVAFLDPPKESAAQALQALAAHGVEVKVFTGDNELVTARVCAQVGLEADTILTGPQIERMDDGALSRALHHHRVFARLTPLHKERLVRELRAQGKVVGFLGDGINDAPALRAADIGISVDSAVDIAKEAADIILLEKNLMVLEEGVIQGRRTFNNMLKYIRMTASSNFGNVFSVLVASAFLPFLPMLPLQLLVQNLLYDISQIAIPFDNVDEELVRKPLKWNPADIGRFMVFFGPISSIFDLSCFALMWYVFDARTPADQGLFQSGWFVVGLLTQTLIVHMIRTPKVPFLQSIAAPPLLVMTGLIMAIGVALPMSPLAGYFKLQALPTGYWPFLVAILFGYAVLTTVLKKIYIRRYGWQ, from the coding sequence ATGAGCCTGCTCAACGCCTGGTTCAATGCATTCCTGCGCAGCCGTCGCGCAGGCAACCTGTTCGGTCGTCGCGCCATGCCCGAAGCCGGCTTCGGCCCGGGCAGCGCCGAGGCCGCACCGTTCGCACTCACCACCGGCCTGGTCACCCTGTCGCAGTTGGACGAGCCGCGCCTGCTGGCCGCGCTCGACTCGCACGTCGATGGCCTCAGCCCGCACGAAGCCGAGGAGCGGCTGGCCACGCTCGGCCCCAACGAGGTGGATCACGAAAAGCCGCTGCCGTGGTGGCGGCACCTGTGGCAGTGCTACCGCAACCCGTTCAACCTGCTGCTGACCGTTCTGGCGGCGGTGTCCTGGCTGACCGAGGACATCAAGGCCACGATCGTGATCGGCGCGATGGTGCTGCTGTCCACGCTGATCCGCTTCGTGCAGGAAGGCCGCTCCAACCGTGCCGCCGAGCGGCTGAAGGCACTGGTCGGCAACACCGCGCGCGTGCTGCGCCGCAATCCGGGTACCGAGGCCGCTGATGTGGCCGACCAGTACTTCGGTGCGCACCTGCACAGCCGTCGCCCGGCACGGCTGCTGGACCTGCCGATCCGCGAGCTGGTGCCCGGCGACCACATCGTGCTGTCGGCCGGCGACATGATTCCGGCCGATTGCCGCGTACTGACCGCCAAGGACCTGTTCGTCGCCCAGGCCGCGATGACCGGCGAATCGCTGCCAGTGGAAAAGTTCGCGCACCCGGGCGACGGCCTGGCCGGCCTGCTGGAACAGCACAACCTGCTGTTCATGGGCACCAATGTGGTGTCCGGAACGGCCACCGCCGTGGTGCTGGCCACCGGCAACCGCACCTACTTCGGCACGTTGGCCCAGCGCAGCACCGCCACCGACCGTGCGCCGACCGCATTCCAGGCCGGCGTCAACAGTGTCAGCTGGCTGCTGATCCGCTTCGCGCTGGTGATGGTGCCGTTCGTGCTGCTGATCAACGGCTGGACCAAGGGTGACTGGACCGAGGCGTTTCTGTTCGCGCTGTCGGTGGCGGTGGGCCTGACGCCGGAGATGCTGCCGATGATCGTCACCTCCACCCTGGCCAAGGGTGCGGTGCTGCTGTCGCGGCGCAAGGTGATCGTCAAGCGCCTGGATGCGATCCAGAACTTCGGTGCGATGGAAGTGCTGTGCACCGACAAGACCGGCACCCTCACCCAGGACAAGATCGCGCTGGAACGGCACACCGACGTGTTCGGTCACGATTCGGAGGATGTGCTGAAGTTTGCCTACCTCAACAGCCATTTCCAGACCGGCCTGATCAACCTGCTGGACCGCGCGGTGCTGGAACACGTGGAGCTGCAGAGCTCGCTGCGGCTGTCGCAGGACTACCACAAGGTGGACGAGATTCCGTTCGACTTCGAGCGCCGCCGCATGTCGGTGGTGGTGTCCGAGCGCGAGGACCACCACGAGCTGATCTGCAAGGGCGCGGTGGAAGAAATGCTGGCGGTATGCAGTACCGTTCGCGAGAACGGCCAGGACATGCCACTGGACGAGCACCGCCTGGCCCGCGTGCGGCAGACCACCGAGGAACTGAACGAACAGGGCCTGCGCGTGGTGGCGGTGGCGATGAAGGAGACCGCTGCCAGCCAGACCACCTATTCGCAGGCCGACGAATGTGGTCTGACCCTGGTTGGCTACGTGGCCTTCCTGGACCCGCCGAAGGAGTCCGCTGCGCAGGCGCTGCAGGCGCTGGCCGCGCATGGCGTGGAGGTCAAGGTCTTCACCGGTGACAACGAACTGGTGACCGCCCGCGTCTGCGCCCAGGTGGGGCTGGAGGCCGACACCATCCTGACCGGCCCGCAGATCGAGCGCATGGATGACGGCGCGTTGTCGCGCGCATTGCACCACCATCGTGTGTTCGCTCGATTGACGCCACTGCACAAGGAGCGCCTGGTGCGCGAGCTGCGTGCGCAGGGCAAGGTGGTCGGTTTCCTCGGCGATGGCATCAACGATGCACCGGCGCTGCGTGCGGCGGACATCGGCATCAGCGTGGACAGCGCGGTGGACATCGCCAAGGAGGCCGCCGACATCATCCTGCTGGAAAAGAACCTGATGGTGCTGGAGGAAGGTGTCATCCAGGGCCGGCGCACGTTCAACAACATGCTGAAGTACATCCGCATGACCGCCAGCTCCAACTTCGGCAACGTGTTCTCGGTGCTGGTGGCCTCGGCCTTCCTGCCATTCCTGCCGATGCTGCCACTGCAGCTGCTGGTGCAGAACCTGCTGTACGACATCTCGCAGATCGCCATTCCGTTCGACAACGTGGACGAGGAGCTGGTGCGCAAGCCGCTGAAGTGGAACCCGGCAGACATTGGGCGCTTCATGGTGTTCTTCGGACCGATCAGCTCGATCTTCGACCTGAGCTGCTTCGCGCTGATGTGGTACGTGTTCGATGCGCGCACACCGGCCGACCAGGGCCTGTTCCAGTCCGGCTGGTTCGTGGTGGGCCTGCTGACCCAGACGCTCATCGTGCACATGATCCGTACGCCGAAGGTGCCGTTCCTGCAGAGCATCGCCGCGCCGCCGCTGCTGGTGATGACCGGCCTGATCATGGCCATCGGCGTGGCCCTGCCGATGAGCCCGCTGGCTGGCTACTTCAAGCTGCAGGCCCTGCCGACCGGCTACTGGCCGTTCCTGGTGGCGATCCTGTTCGGCTACGCGGTGCTGACCACCGTGCTGAAGAAGATCTACATCCGTCGTTACGGCTGGCAGTAA
- a CDS encoding CS1 fimbrial subunit B flags: Precursor produces the protein MVILSGSAHASTPQINVGVLFDYLQPTHSNLLKRIRNTGDATAYVRVEVTQMHFDADGKASETPVDTTALVRNTPDAQGVIASPSRLIIAGNGQQATRLVYRGARDQERYYRLRFIPVAPTAEEFSLSEEQAREAAELTSAIRVFTGYGTIFFVAPENPHYDTLIEQQQVRNRGNATVVLDNLRQCERNHPDTCTPGIIAHVRPGNSYALQAAEHQYLRFELREGDSQRSIDSRR, from the coding sequence TTGGTCATTCTGTCTGGTAGCGCGCACGCATCCACCCCACAGATCAACGTCGGCGTACTGTTCGACTACCTGCAACCCACGCACAGCAACCTGCTCAAGCGCATCCGCAACACCGGTGACGCCACGGCTTACGTGCGGGTTGAAGTCACCCAGATGCACTTCGATGCAGACGGCAAGGCCAGCGAAACGCCGGTGGATACCACCGCGCTTGTCCGGAACACGCCGGATGCGCAAGGGGTCATCGCCAGTCCCAGCCGCCTGATCATCGCAGGCAATGGACAGCAGGCTACACGCCTGGTGTATCGCGGTGCGCGTGACCAGGAGCGCTACTACCGGTTGCGCTTCATCCCGGTGGCGCCGACAGCCGAGGAATTCTCGCTCAGCGAAGAGCAGGCCCGGGAGGCAGCGGAGCTCACTTCGGCCATCCGCGTATTCACCGGCTACGGCACGATCTTCTTCGTCGCGCCGGAGAACCCGCACTACGACACGCTCATCGAACAACAGCAGGTGCGCAATCGCGGCAATGCCACCGTGGTGCTGGACAATCTGCGCCAGTGCGAGCGGAACCACCCCGATACCTGCACGCCGGGAATCATCGCCCATGTACGCCCCGGCAACAGCTACGCGCTGCAGGCCGCCGAGCATCAGTACCTGCGTTTCGAGCTTCGCGAAGGCGACAGCCAGCGCAGCATCGACTCGCGCCGTTAA
- a CDS encoding MgtC/SapB family protein, whose product MDINPNLPAFNAGATLSSLISLSVAFVLGTAIGLERQLRQRTAGLRTNTLVAVGAAVFVDLAVRFHDLYGGPPSPLHVVAYVISGVGFLGAGAIMKDGAQVSGLNTAATLWGSAAVGACAGIKLLPEAVLAAVFVLAANTLLRPVVNRIQRQPLPEAFSEATYAINVVCQREQQAEVLDQLLLLLEQAHYPVRAVDQRPFGERDVEIEAVLYATTVDAGELDAVLATLATTPGVLQGFWNASLEE is encoded by the coding sequence ATGGACATCAATCCGAACCTGCCGGCGTTCAACGCCGGCGCAACCCTGAGCTCGCTGATCAGCCTGTCGGTGGCGTTCGTGCTTGGCACGGCCATCGGCCTGGAACGGCAGCTGCGCCAACGCACCGCCGGCCTGCGTACCAATACGCTGGTGGCAGTGGGTGCGGCGGTGTTCGTCGACCTGGCCGTGCGCTTCCATGACCTGTATGGCGGCCCGCCCTCACCGCTGCATGTGGTGGCCTATGTGATCTCCGGTGTCGGCTTCCTCGGCGCCGGCGCGATCATGAAGGACGGCGCACAGGTGTCTGGCCTCAATACCGCCGCCACCCTGTGGGGCTCGGCGGCGGTGGGTGCCTGTGCGGGTATCAAGCTGCTGCCAGAGGCGGTGCTGGCGGCGGTGTTCGTGCTGGCCGCCAATACCCTGCTGCGGCCGGTAGTGAACCGCATCCAGCGGCAGCCGTTGCCGGAGGCGTTCAGCGAGGCGACCTATGCGATCAACGTGGTCTGCCAGCGCGAGCAGCAGGCCGAGGTGCTGGACCAGCTGTTGCTGCTGCTGGAGCAGGCGCACTACCCGGTGCGCGCGGTGGACCAGCGCCCGTTCGGCGAGCGCGACGTGGAGATCGAAGCGGTGCTGTATGCCACCACGGTGGATGCCGGTGAACTGGATGCGGTGCTGGCCACGCTGGCGACCACCCCCGGCGTGCTGCAGGGGTTCTGGAACGCCAGCCTGGAGGAGTAG
- a CDS encoding CS1 type fimbrial major subunit translates to MSLKTTLLAAATALLITPAVALAATETKSITINVTADVPNSAGLQVSTPDGWEGLPQNLPWDTARQTLSDLTGRVINIKSPAAISAYLSAPAQMASAADVVDLAVKLDNVVVPPTSAAKIEVANATQAAAGKSLAFAIAPTAPSGGYKQGSYGGQFHMIFESDI, encoded by the coding sequence ATGTCCCTGAAGACCACCCTGCTGGCAGCGGCCACCGCCCTGCTGATCACCCCGGCCGTTGCCCTGGCCGCTACCGAAACCAAGTCCATCACTATCAATGTCACCGCCGACGTACCGAACAGCGCCGGCCTGCAGGTGTCCACCCCCGATGGTTGGGAAGGCCTGCCGCAGAACCTGCCGTGGGATACCGCGCGCCAGACCCTGAGCGATCTGACCGGCCGCGTCATCAACATCAAGTCGCCGGCGGCGATCAGTGCCTATCTGTCGGCACCGGCGCAGATGGCATCGGCCGCCGATGTGGTCGACCTGGCAGTGAAGTTGGACAACGTGGTGGTGCCGCCCACCTCGGCCGCGAAGATCGAAGTGGCCAATGCCACCCAGGCGGCCGCCGGCAAGTCACTGGCCTTCGCCATTGCCCCGACCGCGCCGAGCGGTGGCTACAAGCAGGGCAGCTACGGCGGCCAGTTCCACATGATCTTCGAGAGCGACATCTGA